The sequence below is a genomic window from Selenomonas ruminantium subsp. lactilytica TAM6421.
GACAGACTGTATTTTGCCAGCTCATCACATTTTCGATGCTGGGAAACGAGGGCGTGTCTATCGTAGAAAACCTTAGCATATGTGGTGTGCCGGTGCCGGATGCTATTAAGAATAAGTTGAAGAAGCTGGCTCAGGAGAAAAAAAGGAGGGGCAATATTAAAGGAAGGAAATTTTGATAACAGCGGGATTGTAAAGGAGAAAGAGGATGAACGTTGATATTGTAGAGACCAATCTTGACTTTTCAAGCTTGTCCAAGCGCAGCTGTACAGACATGATTGTAATCCATCATACAGGCTCACCGGATATGGATGCTTCGGCTGAGCAGATTCATGGATGGCATCTTAACAACGGCTGGGCGGGCATTGGCTATCATTATGTTATCCGCAAAAATGGCACGATTGAGAGAGGGCGCCCGGAATGGGCAGTTGGCAGCCATGCTTATGGTGAAAACGATCATACCATAGGTGTGCATTTATCGGGAGATTTTTTGCACGTTGCCCCAACAGATGAGCAGATTGAAAAGTGTGCGATGCTTATTGCCAGCCTGAGTGCTGCTTATGGCATTCCTATAGACCGGGAACACGTTGTTGGCCATGGGGAGCTCATGGCCACAGACTGCCCAGGTGTAAATCTGCAGGCATTGCTGGATGATGGCACAATAACTGGCAAGGCCAACTGGTACAGGTATGGCAATGTGTCACAAGATAAGGCTGCGGACAAAACTTTGCCTGAGGAACGGATTTGGCAGTTTCTGAAGGGGAAAGGGCTTAGTGATTATGCAGCAGCTGGTATTATGGGAAATCTCTATGCGGAGAGTGGTCTCATCCCTACCAATCTGGAAGACTACTACGAGTGCAAACTGGGAATGTCGGACGATGAATATACGTGCGCTGTAGATGCCGGCGAATATCCGAATTTTGTGCATGATAGAGCAGGGTATGGGCTGGCTCAGTGGACATACTATAGCCGGAAGGCGGGCTTGCTGAAATATGCCAGAGCTAAAGGAAAATCTATCGGTGATTTGGATATGCAGCTGGAATTCTTGTGGCAGGAATTACAACTGAATCAATCGCTGATGGATAAACTTGCCGAGGCTGGCTCCGTTCAAGAGGCCAGCAATGCGGTTCTATTTGATTTTGAACGTCCTGCAGATCAGAGTGAAGCAGTACAGTCAATCCGGGCTGGGTACGGGCAGGACTATTATGATGATTTTGCCTTGACCAATAAGCTGGTGATGGAGGAGGAAGAATCCATGCGATATAATAATGTAGCAGAGGTGCCGGAATGGGCGCAGCCGACAATCCAGAAAATGATTGATAAAGGTTTGCTGGGCGGAACCAGCGGTAAGGACAATCTGGATTTGACATTGGAAATGATACGTGTTTTTGTGGTCAATGATAGAGCTGGCCTGTACTGATGAAGGCTTATCAATCAAAGAAAGGCCCATACGGCATGATGTCGATATGGGCCAGTAGTAGAAGTAAACAATACTGTGTACTTAGCAGTACATAGGGGATGCCATGATGCTGACGAGAAGGCAGCCGGTGACAGAGCGGGATAAGGAATTGCAGGCTTTGGAAGAGTCGCATATGAGCGCTGAATAAGGCAGCAGGAGGTCGCAGACAGCGGCCTCTTTTTATTAAGTATACTTCGTTTTAGTATTGCGAAAATTGTCATTTTAGTGTAAAATAGGACTATAGAACTAAGGAGACGAGAGGATTGAAATGAGAAGGTTTGAAGCCGTAATGACAACAGCGGTTTCAGGTGGATCTGGGATCGATAAGATGCACCCGACAGGTAGTCACTGAGAAAGAGAGGGATTACTGTGGAAAATTTTTATCGATGGCTGTTGTCAACCTCCTGGGCTGAGCGTTTGAGAGCCTATGCATACATCGAGAAGGATTTACGGCATCAGAAGCGCTGGGTTATGAACGAGGACAAATGGGAGGACATGAAGATGCTTGTGGGGCAGATTCTGTCCATTCATTTCAAGAAGCACCCGGCTAAAGATGTCGCGGATTTTTCAGAGCGGATTGCCAGGCTATATCAGTTGTTATTGGCGCCTATGTCCGAGGAAAAAAGCCACCACCATGCAGTCAGCAAAGGCTTGCTGATGGATATCTATGATGAAGATGACATTGCTGCCCGTCAGGCAATACATGCGTATTTTCATCAGAAACGCTGTCAGGAAAGTCATTCGGTACTGGACAATCTCTTCCGGTGCTATGAATATATGATGGAACAGGCCACGTCGCGTTATTTGGCTGTAATGGCATGAAGGATAGTTGCTTTGCAGGAATGCAGGGCAGCTATTTTTTTGGCGGAAACTATATCGATATAGGATTTTCCCATATTAAGCGATATTGACAGGATTGTCCATAGTGGATATAATTAGTAGCAGGTAATAAAAAATAGAGGCGCAGGACTGGCTGCTCTTAAGCAGCCAAGGGGAACTGTGCCGACGCTTTTTTAGATAGACGATCGCCTGAGCAGAGTGCGGATTGCGTTGCTCAGGCGATTCGTTTGTCTAAGCGGTAAAGCAGGAGGAAGATTATGAACGAGAATTGGCAGGGATTCCGTCCCGGAAAATGGCAGACGAAGATTGATGTGCGTGATTTTATCCAGAAGAACTATACGCCTTATGAGGGGGAGGCAGATTTTCTGGCTGAAGCTACGGCTAACACCACGGCTGTCTGGGAGGAATGCAAGAAGCTGCTGGCGGAAGAACGCAAAAAAGGCGGCGTATTGGATGTAGATACCGAAACGGTTTCCACCACTATCTCCCATGCACCTGGTTATATCGATAAGGAACATGAAACCGTCGTCGGTTTGCAGCTGGATGCACCTTTGAAGCGCGGCCTGATCGTCAACGGCGGTCTGCGCATGGCCCAGCAGGCGGCAGATGCCTATGGCTACAAGGTCAGCGACAAGATCACGGAAATCTATTCCAAACATGTGAAAACCCATAATGAAGCGGTGTTTGAGCTCTATACGCCGGAAATGCGCAAGGCCCGTCATTTAGGCCTGCTCACCGGTCTGCCCGATGCTTATGGCCGTGGCCGCATCATTGGCGACTATCGCCGGGTGGCGCTCTATGGTGTGGATCGTCTGATCGAGCAGAAGAAGCTGGATAAGGAAGAGATGTACGGCGGGGCCATGGATGCGGAGAAGATGCGTGCCCGCAGCGAGATTGCCCAGCAGATCAAGGCCTTGAATGATCTTAAGACCATGGCTAAGAGCTATGGCTTTGACATCAGCGTGCCGGCAAAGAACGCCAAAGAAGCTGTGCAGTGGGTGTATTTCGGCTATCTGGCTTCCGTCAAGGAGCAGAATGGCGCGGCCATGTCCATCGGCCGTGTGAGCACCTTCCTGGATATCTATATGGAACGGGATCTGGCAAGTGGTGTCATTACGGAAGCGGAAGCCCAGGAGCTTATGGATCAGCTGGTCATCAAGCTGCGCATGGTGCGCATGCTGCGTACGCCGGAATATAATGAGCTCTTTGCCGGCGATCCCATCTGGGTGACGGAGTCCGTAGGCGGCATGGGGGAAGATGGCCGTACCTTGGTCACGAAGAACTCCTTCCGTATCCTGCATACGCTGGAAAATCTCGGCCCCTCCCCGGAACCGAACCTTACGGTGCTCTGGTCCAAGCGTCTGCCGGCTGGCTTCAAGAAGTATGCGGCTGAGATCTCCATCAAGACCAGCGCCATCCAGTATGAAAATGATGAAGTGATGCGTCCGGCTTATGGCGATGACTATGGCATCACCTGCTGCGTATCGGCCATGAAGCTGGGCAAGATGATGCAGTTCTTCGGTGCCCGGGCCAACCTGGCCAAATCCTTGCTGCTGGCCATCAATGGTGGCAAGGATGAGAAGAGCAATGAGCAGCTGGCACCGGAAATCCCCCTGCCCACGGGTGAGGTGCTGGATTATGCGGAAGTCCGCCATAAATATTCCCAGGTGCTGGCATGGCTGGCCGAGCTCTATGTGGACACCATGAATGTGATCCACTATTCCCATGACCTGCATGCTTATGAAGCTGGCCAGATGGCCCTCCATGACAGCAAGATCGAACGTCTGATGGCCTTCGGCGTGGCAGGTCTGTCCTGTGCGGTGGATTCCCTGTCGGCCATCAAGTATGCCAGGGTGACGTCCATCCGCAATGAATTCGGCGTAGCGACGGATTTCAAAGTGGAAGGTGACTTCCCGAAATTTGGCAACAACGATCCTCGCGTAGATGAACTGGCGCATGAATTGACCCATGAGTTCATCACGGAGCTCCGCAAGCACAAGGCTTATCGCGGTGCAGAGCACACCCTGTCCATCCTGACCATCACGTCCAATGTCATGTACGGCAAGAAGACGGGCACGACGCCGGATGGCCGCAAGCTTGGCGAGCCGCTGGCTCCGGGGGCGAACCCCATGCATGGCCGGGATAAGAGCGGGGCACTGGCTGCCATGAAGTCCATTGCCCATCTGGATTATGCGGACTGTCGGGATGGTATCTCCTATACTTTCTCTATGATTCCGTCGGCATTGGGCAAGACCGAGGAGATTCGGGTGCAGAATCTCACGGCGATGTTGGATGGTTACAGCGGCTACGAAGCCCATCATATCAATATCAATGTATTGGATCGGGCCGTGCTGGAAGATGCCATGGAGCATCCGGAGAATTATCCGCAGCTGACCATCCGTGTTTCCGGTTATGCGGTGAACTTCATCAAGCTTGACCGTCCGCATCAGCTGGAAGTGATTCAGCGTACCTTCTACGAAACAATGTAAGATGGTAAAGGGATTCTATCATTCTAAGCTCACCTTTGGCACGATGGACGGCCCGGGTATCCGCTATGTGCTGTTCCTGGCCGGCTGCCGGATGGGCTGTGCGTTCTGCCACAATCCCGACACTTGGGCCCAGGGACAGCAGCTGATCACGGCAGAGGAAGTATTGCAGGAGGCTGAGGACTATCGTCAGTTCTACGATTCCTCGGGGGGCGGTATCACCGTTTCCGGCGGGGAACCGCTGCTGCAGCCGGAGTTTGTGGCGGAGCTGCTGGCCAAGGCCAAAGCCCGGGGCTGGCATACAGTCATCGATACCTGCGGGCTGGCCGGCAAAGAGGCTGTCATGCAGGTGCTGCCCTATGTCGATCGGGTACTGTTTTCGCTGAAGGGCAGTACGGAGGGGAGCTATCATGATTTGACCAAGGCCAAGCGTAAAGATATCCTGGCGAATCTGCGGTTGATTGCGGCCCGCAAGCCGGTGACTTTGCGCTATGTACTGATTCCCGGCTACACGGATGGCAAGGATAGTCTGGCTGCCCTTATCGGCATTGTGCATGCTTTGCCGCAGACTGTGGAGGTGGAGGTCCTGCCCTATCATACCATGGGCATTGTCAAATGGGATGAACTCGGCTGGGACTATACGTTACGGGATGTACCGGAACCGTCCAAGGGCGAGGTGGATTCTTTCCGCCAGTCCCTGCGTCAGGCCGGGATCAGGCTGGCTGCGACGGAAAACTGAATCGAATAAATGAAGCGAAGCTGTCTCATCAAGGGGCAGCTTTCTTTTATTTGCGGTGACAAGGGCAGGTGTTTATAATAGAAGGAGATATTTTGGACAAAGAATTTTGGATGTGATGATTTGCAACTGACGGATTCGATACAATATGTGAAGGGCGTGGGCCCGAAAAAAACGGCGGAGCTGAAGCGGCTGGGGCTGCGTACGGTTTATGATCTGCTGACGTATTTTCCCCGTACCTATGAAGACCAGAGTGTGCTGACGAAAATATCAGAACTGCAGGCTGGAGAAACGGTGACGGTGGCAGGCACGATTATGAATGTTTCCGAGCGGCAGGGCGGCCGGCGGGGCATGACCATATTGATGGCGCTGATTGGTGATGGCACAGGGATGCTGCAGGTTACCTGGTTCAATCAGAAGTATCTGAAAAACAAGCTGAAGGTGGGCAAAAAAGTCTTTGTGACCGGCAAGGCTGCCTATGCCTATGGCGGGCGGGGACAGTTTGCCATGAGCCAATTGCACAGCTTCGAGATTCTGGATGAGGAGGCAGAACCGGAGAGCCGGACGGGCATTGTGCCGGTTTATCCCGCTACGGAAAAGCTCAATCAGAAATTCTTCCGCAAGGTCATTGCCGGCCTGTTCGCGGAAGAACTCGCCATCCATGATCTGATTCCCCCGCGGGTGATGAAGGCTTATGGTTTGCTGACGCGTCAACAGGCGTTGCGGGATATGCATTTCCCCGCAGATTTTTCGGTGTTACAGGCGGCGCGGAAGCATCTGGCGTTTGAAGAACTCTACCTGATCCAATGCGGGCTGTTGCTGCTCAAGCGGCAGGCGCGGGAGAACAGCAAGGGCATCCGGCATCTGCTCAGCAGTGAGCTGGTGGCCAAGGTTCAGGCGGCTTTGCCCTTCCGGCTGACGGATGACCAGGCCCGGACTTGGCAGGAAATCCAGCGGGATATGGAAAGTCCCCTGCCCATGCGGCGCTTGGTGCAGGGTGATGTGGGCTCCGGCAAGACCGTCATCGCCATGCTGGCGCTGGTGAAAACCGTGGAAAACGGCTATCAGGGGGCACTGATGGCGCCCACGGAAATCCTGGCCAGCCAGCATTATGAAGGCTTCCTCTGGCAATTGGAGCCCTTGGGGATTCGCATCGGTTTCCTGTCCGGGCGGCTGACGAAAAAGAAGCGGGAGGAAATGTACGCCAGGATTGCGGCGCAGGAAGTGGATATTGTGATTGGCACCCATGCGCTGATTCAGGAAGGCGTGGATTTTGCCAAACTCGGTCTGGTGGTCACCGATGAGCAGCACCGCTTTGGCATCGCCCAGCGGGCGGAGCTGGAGAAGAAGGGACATCTTATGCCGGATGTATTGGTCATGACGGCAACGCCGATTCCCCGCACCATGACCTTGACCGTCTATGGGGATCTGGATGTGTCCCTGATTCAGCAGCTGCCGCCGGGGCGTCAGCCCATCCGTACCTTTGTGCGCAAGCCGGATAGGCGGGATCTGATCTATGATTATGTGCATCAGCAATTGGCCGCCGGGCGGCAGGCCTATGTGGTCTGTCCCTTGATTGAGATGAACGAGGAAAGCGATCTGCCCTCTGCCGAAGAAGTCTATGACGAACTGTGCTATGGGATTTTCCGGGATATGCCTTGCGGTCTTGTCCATGGCAGGATGAAGGCGGCGGAAAAAGAGCAGGTGATGCAGGATTTCTATGAAGATAAGATAAAACTTTTGGTATCCACTACGGTAATCGAGGTGGGGGTCAATGTGCCCAATGCCAGCATCATGGTGGTGGAGCATGCGGAACGCTTTGGCCTGGCTCAGCTGCATCAGCTGCGGGGACGCATTGGCCGCGGGCAGTATAAATCCTACTGCATTCTCGTGTCGGAGATGAAGACGGAAAATGCCCGGGAGCGCCTCAAGATCATGGCCGAGACCAGTGATGGATTCAAGCTGGCGGAAGAAGATCTGCGCCTGCGGGGCCCGGGGCAGTTCTTCGGTTCCATGCAGCATGGCCTGCCGGATCTGAAGGTGGCGGATGTGCTGGGGGATATGGACATCCTGCTACAAGCCCGGCAGGCGGCCCAGGAAACCGTGGCCAGCCGTGAGGAACGGCAGGACATCCTGCCGATTCTGGCGCTGCAGTATAAGGAGCAGTTCGAAAATATCACGGATATTTGATGTATTTTTGTCGAGAACATCTTGACATAACACATAGACATAGTATACAATATTTTCAGCTTAAACATGCATGGGAGGCGTGTATCTTGGTAACAGTATTGGTGAATGGTGCCTGTGGCCGCATGGGGCAGGCCGTGTTGAAGGCTGTGCAGGAAGCGGAGGATCTGCAGCTGGTCGGCGCTGTGGATATCCGTGGCGGTGCTGACTGCGGTGAACTGGTCGGCTTGCCGAAAAACAATGTGACGGTGGAAACGGATCTCACCGCAGCTTTGGAACGGCTCAAGCCGGAAGTTATGATTGACTTCACCCGTCCGGATGTGGTCTTTGACAATGTGATGGCGGCACTCAAGGCCAAGGTCAGTCCGGTGGTGGGTACGACGGGGCTCAGCGAGGAGCAGAAGACAGAAATCCGCAAGCTGGCAGAAGAAAATGACACGCCAGCCTTTATCGCGCCGAATTTTGCCATCGGTGCGGTCCTGATGATGGTTATGGCCAAGCAGGCGGCAAAATACATGCCTGAGGTGGAGATCATTGAACTCCATCATGACAATAAACTCGATGCTCCCTCGGGGACGGCGGTGCAGACGGCGGCGATGATTGCCGAGGTGCGGGCGGCACATAAGCAGGGCCATCCGGAGGAAAAGGAAAAGATTGCAGGTGCCCGTGGTGCCGATTACGAGGGCATGCATATCCATAGCGTACGCCTGCCGGGCTATGTGGCTCATCAGGAAGTCATCTTCGGCGGTCTGGGACAGACCCTTACGATCCGTCATGATTCCCTGAACCGGGAATCCTTTATGCCCGGTGTCGTGCTGGCTGCGCAGAAGGTTCGCGGTCTCAAGGGCTTGACTGTCGGTTTGGATAAACTCCTGGAGTTTTAAATAACACAAAAAAGGCATAAGCAGCGAAAGGATGAAGGTTAATGAAAAAGTATAATGTGGCAATCTTGGGGGCAACGGGTGCCGTTGGTCAGGAATTCCTGAACCTTATCGAGGAACGTAATTTCCCCTTTGCCGATTTGAAGATGCTGGCTTCCAAGCGCAGCGCCGGTAAAAAAATCCAGTTCATGGGCAAGGAATACACGGTTGAGGAAGCTACGGTGGATTCCTTCAAAGGCGTGGACATCGCTCTGTTCGCTGGCGGCAGCGCCAGCAAGGAGTTCGCTCCGGCTGCTGTAAAGGCTGGTGCTGTGGTTATCGATAACTCCAGCACCTTCCGCATGGACCCGGAAGTTCCTCTGGTTGTGCCGGAAGTCAACCCGGAAGCCATTGCCCAGCATAAGGGCATCATTGCCAATCCGAACTGCTCCACGATCATCATGGTCATGGCCCTGAAGCCGCTCTATGATATTTCCAAGATCAAGCGCGTGGTTGTTTCCACCTATCAGGCCGTATCCGGTGGCGGCAAGGAAGCCATGGCAGAGCTTGAGCAGCAGGTGGCCGATATCGTAGCAGGCAAGCCTGTTACGGCCAATATCCTGCCGGGTGCTGCCCTCAAGAAACATTATCAGATTGCCTTCAACCTGCTGCCGCAGATCGATGTCTTCAAGGAAAACCTCTACACCAAAGAGGAAATGAAGATGATCGACGAGACAAAGAAGATCATGAGCGATCAGGATATGCGCATTACGGCTACCACCATCCGCGTGCCGGTATACCGCAGCCATGCGGAATCCGTCAACGTGGAATTTGCGGACGAAGTCAGCGTCGAAGCTGCCCGCAAGGCCCTCGCAGCTTTCCCGGGTGTTGAAGTGGTGGACAATCCGGATGAACAGCTCTATCCGCAGCCGCTGGAAACCTCTGGCAAGAATGATGTAGCGGTTGGCCGTCTGCGCAAGGACTATTCCATCGAGAATGGCCTGAACATGTGGATCTGCGGTGACCAGATCCGCAAGGGCGCAGCTCTCAATGCTCTGCAGATTGCTGAATATATGATTGAACATGAAATGGTGTAAGCGCCATTGATGATATGGGACTGGCAGTATGACTGTCGGTCCTTTTCTTATGCATATGAGAAGTTTATGGAGTTATAATAAAATCCTATTGGAAACTTGCCTCTGGTGACATTGAGATTTTTCTTGATTTTCGCTATAATGGATAGGTGTAGAAAGATTAACGGTTTTAGGAGGAATTATCATGATTAGTCCATATACTGCAGGTGCGCTGGTGCTCGTAGCATTGATCGTGTTTGGCCCGAGCAAGCTGCCGGAAATCGGCAAGGCACTGGGCAAGGGCATCAAGGAATTCAAGTCCGGTGTGGCTGAGGAAAGCAAGAAACCGGAAGAGCAGCAGATGTTGAACGTGACCGAGCAGCCGAAAGAACTGCCTAAGGCTGACCAGCAGACGAAGCAGTAAGCTGGTGGTGTAGATGGCAGAAGAACAAAAATATGAAGAAATCGAGGCGCCAAAGCAGATTGGCGCCCCGGCAGATGCCGAAGTGGTGCTGGACGACGGCAGCATGTCCCTGATCGCCCATCTGACGGAGCTCAGGAGCCGGCTTATCAAGTGCCTGGTGGCGACGGCCATTGGCAGCTGCGTGGGCTACTTTTTCATTCAGGACATCATGCACTATATCACCCTGCCTGCAGGCAAGCTCTATTATATGCAGCCTGCGGAAGCCTTCTTCACCTATCTGAAGGTGGCCTGTGTGGCCGGGTTCCTCTTGGCACTGCCTATTATCTTTTGGCAGGTATGGCGGTTTTTCCTGCCGGCCCTGACCACCAGGGAACGCATGGTGCTTGGTATCGTGGTACCGACATCAGTCGTTCTTTTTTTCTGTGGGCTGGCTTTTTCCTTTTTCCTGGTATTGCCGGCGGGCATCAAGTTTTTCTTGGGCTTCGGCAATACGGAGCTGGAGGCATTATTATCCGTAAACAAATACTTTGACTTTGTCATCATGTTTGTGCTGCCCTTTGGCTTTATCTTTGAATTGCCGCTGGTCATGACCATCATGGGGAAACTGGGGCTGATCACTTCCGCCTTTCTCAAGAAGTATCAGCGGATCATCATCTTCCTATCCTTCGTGGTGGGGGCAATCATCACGCCGACGCCGGATGTATTCACCCAGTCCATGATTGCCTTGCCAATCATTGTACTCTATGAAGTAGGCTATTTTATTGTTCGTTATATTTTACGCAGATAAAAAGGAGGTATTTGCTTGGCTTATAAGGATTTGCGGGAGTTTATGGCCGATTTGGAGTCCAAGGGGCTCTTGAAGCGCATAAAGACCGAGGTGGATCCCGAGCTGGAGATTACGGAGATCACCGACCGGGTATCCAAGATGGAAGGGGACAAGAATGTCGCCCTGCTCTTTGAGAATGTCAAGGGCTCCAAGATGCCTGTGCTCATGAATGCCTTTGGCAGCTATGAGCGTATGGCCATGGCCCTGGGCGTGGAAAAGCTCGATGATGTGGGGGATGAGCTGCGGGAGATGCTGAAGCTTCCCTATGTTTCCCTGCAGAACAAGATGAGCGTTGTGACTATGATCCCCATGATCAAGCGGGCCATCAACTTCCCAAAATACGTGAAGAATGCGCCCTGCCAGGAAGTGGTGGAGACGGAAAATCCGAACTTGGATGAAATCCCCATCCTCAAATGCTGGCCGGATGATGGCGGCCCCTTCGTGACCTTGCCGCTGGTGTTCACCAAAAACCCAAAGACGGGTAAGCGCAATGTGGGCATGTACCGCCTGCAGAAATACGACAGCCGCACCACGGGCATGCATTGGCATATCCATAAGAACGGCGCCGAGAATTTCCGGGATATGAAGGCCCAGGGCGGCGACCGCATCGAAGCGGCTGTGGCCATCGGTACAGATCCTGTGATTACCTATGCGGCAACGGCACCGCTGCCCCGGGACATCGACGAGATGGTCTTCGCCGGTTTCCTGCGGCATAAATCCGTGGAAATGGTCAAGTGCAAGACCGTGGATATCGAAGTGCCGGCTACGGCGGAAATCATTCTCGAAGGCTATGTGCTGACGGATGAGAAGCGCCGGGAAGGCCCTTTTGGCGACCATACAGGCTATTATTCCCTGGCGGACGATTATCCCGTGTTCCATATCACGGCCATCACCCACCGGAAAGACCCAATCTACTTCTCCACGGTGGTGGGCAAGCCTCCTATGGAGGACTGCTATCTGGCCAAAGCTACGGAACGCATCTTCCTGCCGCTGTTGCAGCAGATGCAGCCGGAAATCATCGATATCAATATGCCGCTGGAAGGCGTGTTCCATGACTGCTGCATCGTGTCCATCAAGAAGCAGTACCCCATGCAGGCCCGTAAGGTCATGCATGCACTCTGGGGCATGGGCCAGATGATGAACGTCAAGATGATCATCGTGGTGGATGCCCATGTGAACGTACAGGATTTGAAAGAAGTATGGTGGCGGGTGTATAATAATATCGATGCCAAGCACGATCTGGAAATCGTGGAAGGCCCGCTGGATGTTCTGGATCATTCCTCGCCTATGGCGAAATGGGGTTCCAAGATGGGCATTGATGCCACCAAGACCTGGCCGGAGGAAGGCCATACCCGCGAATGGCCGGAGGAAATCAATATGAGCGAGGAAATCAAGGCCAGGGTTGACGCCAAGTGGAAGGAGCTTGGTCTGGATTGATTGATATAAAAGCCCATATTAATAACGTGGCCCTGCACCACACCATCTTTGACTTGCCCTTTGCCTTTATGGGGGCGGTCCTGGCGGCAGGGGGCAGGCCCAGTTTCCACGATTTGTTTTGGATTGCCCTGGCTATTACCACGGGGCGGGCGGCAGCGCTGGCCATGGATAATCTGGCTGATCTCAAATATGACAGCCAGCAGCCCCGCATGAGCTATCGGGCCATGGTGCAGGGGCGCATCAGCAAAAGAGAGGCTAAAGTCTTCATCGGAATTTGCCTGTTGTTGATGGTTCTTTCGGTGCTCCATCTGCATCCGATCTGCATTTATCTGTTGCCTCTGGCGGCGCTGCCCTTTATGATTTATCCGTTCACTAAGCGCTTTACCGGTTGGTGCCATCTCTTTTTGGGCGTGGCCATTGGTATGGCGCCTGCGGGAGGCTGGGTAGGCGTCAGCGGGCAGATTACCATGCCCATGGTGCTGCTGTGCATTGCGGTGGCCCTTTGGATTGGTGCCTTTGATGCCATGTACGGTGCCCAGGACGAGGAGTTTGACAAGAGTCAGGGACTGCATTCACTGGCCACAGAGTACGGAGCAAACAATGCCTTCCGCCTGTCGGCGGCCATGCATGTTGTCTGCATCGCCTGCTTCTTTGCTGTGGGGGTAATGCTTACCCTGGGGCAGTTGTATTTTATTGGCGTGGGCATTGCGGCTGGTACGCTCATTTATCAGCACCGCATTGTGAGCCCCACGGATTTCAGCCGGGTAACCCAGGGATATTTCATGCGCAACGGCATTGTGTCCGTAGCCATCTTTGCCTGTGCCTGGCTGAGCTACATTTTTTGATATTTGACAGTTGACGTTGACTTTTGACATTTGACTTTTGAGGTGACCCTATGTCCGCTAAGATTTTGGAAGGCAAGTTTTTCGCACAGCAATTAAAAGATGATGCAGGGCGCCGGGCGGCGGCTTTGCAGGAAGAGTATGGCCGCGCTCCGGGGCTGGCGGTTATCCGCGTGGGTAACGACCCGGCCTCTGAGGTCTATGTCCGCAATAAGGACAAGGCCTGCGCTGCTTTGGGTATCTATTCCGAGGTTATCGCCATGCCGGAAGAGACCACCAAGGATGAACTCATTGCCCGTATCGATGCGCTGAATGCGGATGATAAAATTGATGGCATTCTTGTGCAGCTGCCTTTGCCGGCGCAGATTGCCAAAGACGAGGCGGAAATCCTCAATCGCATTGACCCGTCAAAAGATGTGGATGGCTTCCATCCCGTCAACGTGGGCAAGATGGTGACGGGGGAGCCGGCTTTGTTGCCCTGCACGCCGGCCGGCTGCATTCGCATGCTGGAAATGGCAGGCATTGAGATTGCAGGCAAGCGGGCCGTGGTCATCGGCCGCAGCAATATCGTGGGCAAGCCCATGTTCCACCTGCTGATGGCCAAGAATGCTACGGTGACAGTATGCCATTCCCGCACGGAGAATCTGGCGGAAATCACCCGTCAGGCAGATATTCTGGTGGCGGCCATCGGCAAGCCTCAGTTTGTAA
It includes:
- the recG gene encoding ATP-dependent DNA helicase RecG, which translates into the protein MQLTDSIQYVKGVGPKKTAELKRLGLRTVYDLLTYFPRTYEDQSVLTKISELQAGETVTVAGTIMNVSERQGGRRGMTILMALIGDGTGMLQVTWFNQKYLKNKLKVGKKVFVTGKAAYAYGGRGQFAMSQLHSFEILDEEAEPESRTGIVPVYPATEKLNQKFFRKVIAGLFAEELAIHDLIPPRVMKAYGLLTRQQALRDMHFPADFSVLQAARKHLAFEELYLIQCGLLLLKRQARENSKGIRHLLSSELVAKVQAALPFRLTDDQARTWQEIQRDMESPLPMRRLVQGDVGSGKTVIAMLALVKTVENGYQGALMAPTEILASQHYEGFLWQLEPLGIRIGFLSGRLTKKKREEMYARIAAQEVDIVIGTHALIQEGVDFAKLGLVVTDEQHRFGIAQRAELEKKGHLMPDVLVMTATPIPRTMTLTVYGDLDVSLIQQLPPGRQPIRTFVRKPDRRDLIYDYVHQQLAAGRQAYVVCPLIEMNEESDLPSAEEVYDELCYGIFRDMPCGLVHGRMKAAEKEQVMQDFYEDKIKLLVSTTVIEVGVNVPNASIMVVEHAERFGLAQLHQLRGRIGRGQYKSYCILVSEMKTENARERLKIMAETSDGFKLAEEDLRLRGPGQFFGSMQHGLPDLKVADVLGDMDILLQARQAAQETVASREERQDILPILALQYKEQFENITDI
- the dapB gene encoding 4-hydroxy-tetrahydrodipicolinate reductase translates to MVTVLVNGACGRMGQAVLKAVQEAEDLQLVGAVDIRGGADCGELVGLPKNNVTVETDLTAALERLKPEVMIDFTRPDVVFDNVMAALKAKVSPVVGTTGLSEEQKTEIRKLAEENDTPAFIAPNFAIGAVLMMVMAKQAAKYMPEVEIIELHHDNKLDAPSGTAVQTAAMIAEVRAAHKQGHPEEKEKIAGARGADYEGMHIHSVRLPGYVAHQEVIFGGLGQTLTIRHDSLNRESFMPGVVLAAQKVRGLKGLTVGLDKLLEF
- a CDS encoding aspartate-semialdehyde dehydrogenase, which translates into the protein MKKYNVAILGATGAVGQEFLNLIEERNFPFADLKMLASKRSAGKKIQFMGKEYTVEEATVDSFKGVDIALFAGGSASKEFAPAAVKAGAVVIDNSSTFRMDPEVPLVVPEVNPEAIAQHKGIIANPNCSTIIMVMALKPLYDISKIKRVVVSTYQAVSGGGKEAMAELEQQVADIVAGKPVTANILPGAALKKHYQIAFNLLPQIDVFKENLYTKEEMKMIDETKKIMSDQDMRITATTIRVPVYRSHAESVNVEFADEVSVEAARKALAAFPGVEVVDNPDEQLYPQPLETSGKNDVAVGRLRKDYSIENGLNMWICGDQIRKGAALNALQIAEYMIEHEMV
- a CDS encoding Sec-independent protein translocase subunit TatA/TatB, with protein sequence MISPYTAGALVLVALIVFGPSKLPEIGKALGKGIKEFKSGVAEESKKPEEQQMLNVTEQPKELPKADQQTKQ
- the tatC gene encoding twin-arginine translocase subunit TatC, yielding MAEEQKYEEIEAPKQIGAPADAEVVLDDGSMSLIAHLTELRSRLIKCLVATAIGSCVGYFFIQDIMHYITLPAGKLYYMQPAEAFFTYLKVACVAGFLLALPIIFWQVWRFFLPALTTRERMVLGIVVPTSVVLFFCGLAFSFFLVLPAGIKFFLGFGNTELEALLSVNKYFDFVIMFVLPFGFIFELPLVMTIMGKLGLITSAFLKKYQRIIIFLSFVVGAIITPTPDVFTQSMIALPIIVLYEVGYFIVRYILRR